In the genome of Methanococcoides burtonii DSM 6242, the window GATCGGCGTCTTTGTCATAGAACATTTCTACCATGTTTATTTCTCCTGATTCTGAAAAGATTAAAATGAATGATCGTTTATTGGCTCTTTGAGCCTCTGTTAAGTGCTACGATTCCTGTTCTTGCCAGTTCTTTGATTCCGAATGGCTTAAGCAATGTCTGAATAGCCTTTATCTTTTCAACGTCGCCGGTAACTTCAATGGTCAATGACTTTGAAGCGACATCGATGGTCCTTGCCCTGAATATATTGACTATTTGTATTATCTCTGCACGATTGCTGGCATCGGTATTAACTTTTATGAGGGCAAGTTCTCTTTCTACGAATTCCTCGGAACTGAGATCGATCACACGAATGACATCTATCAGCTTGTTAAGCTGCTTCATGACCTGTTCAAGCACGTGATCATCACCACTAACAATGATGGTCATTCTTGAGAGGGTCGGGTCTTCAGTTGTCCCTACTGCAAGGCTGTCAATGTTGAAACCACGGCGTGAAAAGAGTCCGGCAACCCTTGCCAGTACTCCGTATTTGTTCTCCACCAGAACTGCAAGCGTGTGTCTCATTGTATGTCCTCCAGATCGAGTATTTCGTTTATTGCAGCACCTGCCGGGACCATAGGGGATACATTCTCCTCACGCTCGATGATGAAATCGATAAGTACCGGCGCATTGGCCTCAACCGCTTTTTCGATGGCAGCTTTCACTTCGGATGGCTTTGTTACGCGTATTCCCATTGCACCGTATGCTTCTGCCAGCTTGACGAAGTCAACACTGTTCTCAATGGTGGTGTGTGAATAGCGGTGTTCGAAGAACAATGCCTGCCATTGTCTGACCATTCCAAGATAACCATTGTTGAAAATTGCAATGATTATTGGGATATTGTTCTGGACAATGGTTGCCATTTCCTGTGAGTTCATCTGAAATGAACCGTCACCTGAAACATCGAATACGACCTTGTCGGGTCTGCCGATCTTGGCACCGATAGCTGCCGGAAATCCATAGCCCATTGTTCCGAGTCCACCTGAGGATATGAATGTACGTGGTTCGGTGTAGTTAAAATACTGGGCAGCCCACATCTGGTGTTGTCCGACCTCGGTGACGATGATCGCATCAGGACATACTTCATTTATCTGTTCGAGTATATACTGTGGCTTGATGACATCATCTCTGTTTACATAGAACAATGGGAAATCCCTCTTCCATGTAGCAATTTTGTCTAGCCATTCTTTGGTATCGCATTCGGAAACATGTTTAAGCAGTGCACCCAGGATCTGCTTTGCATCACCGACTATGGGGACATCTACCTTTATGATCTTTGATATTTCCGCAGGGTCGATATCAATGTGGATAACTGTTGCGTTTGGTGCGAAAGATGTTGTCTTTCCGGTTACTCTGTCATCGAAACGTACGCCTACTGCTATGAGAACATCGCTTTCCTGAATTGCATAGTTCGCATATTTCGTACCGTGCATTCCAGGCATTCCGAGATAAAGTTCATTATCGTTCGGAAATCCTCCGATACCGGTAAGTGTCGTCGTAACAGGTGCTTTGAGCTTCTCGGCAAATGCCAG includes:
- the ilvN gene encoding acetolactate synthase small subunit, which gives rise to MRHTLAVLVENKYGVLARVAGLFSRRGFNIDSLAVGTTEDPTLSRMTIIVSGDDHVLEQVMKQLNKLIDVIRVIDLSSEEFVERELALIKVNTDASNRAEIIQIVNIFRARTIDVASKSLTIEVTGDVEKIKAIQTLLKPFGIKELARTGIVALNRGSKSQ
- a CDS encoding acetolactate synthase large subunit, whose translation is MTGKAERMTGARAFVECLYRENVEVIFGYPGGVLLHIYDELYDAHLHHLLVRHEQAAVHAAEGYARATGKVGVCLATSGPGATNLVTGIANAYMDSVPMVAFTGQVPSSMIGNDAFQEANITGITMPITKHNYLVQDVKDLPRIIKEAFHIASTGRPGPVLIDLPKDITTDEIDFVYPDTVELRGYKPTFKGNAQQIKRAAAVLKDAKRPVIYAGGGVIGSEGSKELLAFAEKLKAPVTTTLTGIGGFPNDNELYLGMPGMHGTKYANYAIQESDVLIAVGVRFDDRVTGKTTSFAPNATVIHIDIDPAEISKIIKVDVPIVGDAKQILGALLKHVSECDTKEWLDKIATWKRDFPLFYVNRDDVIKPQYILEQINEVCPDAIIVTEVGQHQMWAAQYFNYTEPRTFISSGGLGTMGYGFPAAIGAKIGRPDKVVFDVSGDGSFQMNSQEMATIVQNNIPIIIAIFNNGYLGMVRQWQALFFEHRYSHTTIENSVDFVKLAEAYGAMGIRVTKPSEVKAAIEKAVEANAPVLIDFIIEREENVSPMVPAGAAINEILDLEDIQ